The nucleotide sequence GCTCTGGTCCCGGAGACACCAGGAGGGCTGCAGCCAAGCTGCCACCTTCACCACTGGGGACGACAGGACAGCCTGACTGTCCCATATGGCAGCCCCTCAGCCTGCTGACCAGGGTTCCCAGCTTTTAGGCAGAAAGCAGATGGCGGGCGTTGCTCCCTTTTGTCCtgacacacatgtgcacacattgAGAGGTAAGGAGGTGAGGGGAAAGGGACACAGTTCTCATGTCCAGTCTGGCCTTTTTCCTGGGGtgtaagcaaaaggaagaaagactgtgACAGTCTTGTCAGAGGCGACTCTTCAGACAGCTCCGTGGGGCATACACCACCCAGAGCCTGACTTCGCCTCCCTGCTGGCTGAGTCACTCAAGGTGCAAGACCACAGGCACCAGCAAATTCCCAGAAAGGACCAGAAGAGCTGGAGATCACTGGCTTGGGAGTGACCTCAAGCGATGAGGTgccatctcacacacacacacacacacacacacacgctaggAGTGACCTCAAGCGAtgaggtgcacacacacacacacacgctgggAGTGACCTCAAGCGAtgaggtgcacacacacacgcgcgcgcacactcCACCGGGAGTGACCTCAAGCGATGAGGTGCAGacaccacacacaacacacacacacatacacgcaccaCTCCGCCAGGAGTGACCTCAAGCGATGAggtgcagacacacacaccacacacgtgCACTCCGCCGGGAGTGACCTCGAGCGATGAGGTgtagacacgcacacacacatgcactccgCCGGGAGTGACCTCGAGCAATGAGGTGCAggacacgcagacacacacacacacacacacacacacacgcacatgctcCGCCGGTTCCAGGAAGGCAGGCAAggccaccacccccactccagggTGGGGCTGTGAGTCTCAGCCGGTGGTAAAAGGGTCCCCTCTCTCCGTGGCAAGGCAACATCCTAGTGTTGGGGCTGTGAGGCTGGGATGGCTCCCCCAGTCTGCTCCCTCAGTCGCAGCTGGGATGACAGCTAGGCCTCAAGACAAAAACTCCTGAGAAAGGGGGTGgggccccccccacccgcccccccccgggGCCACCCTGCACCCGTTAGCTATTGTACAAGGGAACCACCCGGACGATCGCCTGTCTGCAGACGGGGCACCGCTTGGGCTCGGGCAAGGCGCGGTAGCACTCGGCGCAGGAACACACGTGCCCCACACTCCAGGAAGACGCAGGACTTGAAGCTGCTCAGACACACAACACAGGCGCTCTTCAGACTCTCCCTGTCCTCGGGCTTGGCGCGGCTCAGCAGCTGGGCCCTCACGCTCCTGGAActcccttctccatctgcctgagGCGGCTGCCTTTCCTGGCGCTGCAGGTAGTGCTTGCGGAGGATGAAGAAGAGAACGGCGCAGGTGGTGAAGCGAAAGACCAGCGTCAGGACCTTCCAGAGTCGGACGCTGGACTCCTGCCTCTGCAGCAGGCTGTCAAAGTCCTGGCTGCTGAGGTAGTACTGCATGCCCTGCTTGGGGGGCTGCAGGCGCACGGAGCTGCTGTCCAGAACCAGCTCGCCGACGCCCGTGAGCGTGGCACCCACCTTCAGCATCTCCTCCGTCTCCTGGATGCCTTTGGGCCGCTCGCCGCTGATGTAGTGGCCGATGACATCGGTGAAGGACTGGATGGAGGGGTGGAACTTCTCGTACACGGTCTCCAGGCCCAGATCCTGGGCGTCCAGCGGCTTCAGCACTCGCACAGCCACGGCCACGCCGTCCTCGTGGGGGACCAGGTCGAAGGGCACTGTGTTGGTCCTCTGGTGAATGATCTTTGAGTAGTCGTTCCTAAAACGAGAGAacccaaataaaatacaggacagCAAACACCTCACGCCCAGGCAGAGAGAGGATGGCCTAAATGCCAGGCCAGGATAAAGTCCGAACTAGCTGGAAGAATATGCACAAATCACTGTTATCCTAGTGCCTCATGATAGGGAGGCTCCGTTTTTGAGGTTCTCGGGCCGTATCAGCGGGCAATAAGCACTGTCCTAGCTCAGCTCCACGTTTACCTCTCTTtgccactctcaaataaatatccagttccttaagaaatgaaaaacGGAACTATCGTATGATCTGGCAATCCCACTTCTCGGGGTGTACGTCCCAAAGAAGTGAGATctgggtctcaaagagatatctgcactcctgtGTTCACCGCAGCCCTGTTCACAagaaccaagacatggaaacaacctagatgCCCATCAGCAGACgagtggagaaagaaaatgcgatacacacacagacaatattcagccacaaaaaggaggGAAACTCTGCCATATGTGACAGTGACAGCAGGGATGAGCCTGGGgtacattatgctaagagaaaccAAGCCActgcacagaaaaacaaatacttacATGAGGGACCTAAAACAGTCACACtcaggggcgcatgggtggctcagtcagttgagcgttggactctggattttggctcaggtcatgatctcagggtcgtgagatcaagccccacgtcgtgctccgtgctgagcgtggagcctgcttaagattctttctcccccttcccctctgccccctccccctgctcacatgcgcATGCACacgtgttctctctttctctctcaaaaaaaaataaaacaaatagaagtCATGCTCatggagacagagagcagaatggtggttgccatggCCTGGGAGAGAAGAAAACGGGAGCTGCTGTTCAGTGGGTATCAAGTGtcagttatacaagatgaataCATTCTAGAGATGTGCTGTACGACTTAGTGCCTGTAGCTAACAGTACCATATGCTCTAGTACTGTTAAAAGGGCAGatctcatggggcgcctgggtggctcagtcggttaagcgtctgccttcggcccaggtcatgatcctgcggtcctgggatcgagtccagcgtcgggctccctgctcagcaggaagcctgcttctccctttccctctgcccttcctcaccaccctctcccctccaccccctctcatgcctcagtctctctcaaataaataaataaaatcttaaaaaaaaaaaaagggggagtgaTCTCATGTGAagcattcttacaataaaaaatacaaaatacaaaacaaaaacccactagGATTGGCTGGAAAAAACCGTTCTCCCACAAGAGTACCGTCAGCGTGAAGAAACTGGTCTAGGCCTTGTCTCAGGTGAACCAGAGGACACGGAAACAGTACCCAGGGTGCCAGCATGCGAGCCTACCAACCGGGAGGCTTGGCTAGAGGAGAAAGGACAGGTACCAAAGGTGGGTTGTCCGATTCCACACCATCCTGTGCTCCTGCAGTGTCAGCCGCTGAATCACGCCCTTGCAATTTTCCACAAACTGGCTGTTAAGCGTTTCTTTAACAGATCGAACAGCCCCTAAAcggaaacaaattattttagttcTGAAGAACTCTTCTGCCCTTTCCTTTCAAGGTgatttaaatactgtttttaggTTGAGTTGAATTCATCAAAATGATGCAAATGACACCATGGTAAGTTGTtttgtcaggggcgcctggggtggcctcagccgttaggcgtctgccttcggctcaggtcatgatcctggggtctcgggatcgagccccgcatcgggctccctgctccgcgggagaagcctgcttctccctctcccactccccctgcttgtgttccctctctcgctgtgtctctctctgtcaagtggatgaataaaatctttgggggaaaaaaaaaaagttgtttcgTCAGCACTCTGTTAAGCACTTTACACGGATCCATCATTTCAGCTTTCCAACCACCTTGAAAGGTTGGAATTCTTGTTCAGATGGGGTAAGGGAGGTTCAGAAAGGTTGGGTAATTGcgccaagatcacacagcaataACCCAGGTCTTTCTGACCCCGAGGTCCAAGTTCTGGAACACTGCCCCATACAAAAGGCCCTTAAAATCAGCCAAGAAGATTTTTATTAAACTTCGAGAagaggaaatttttaattttgccaatAAATAAACATACCTTCAATAACAGCATAAGGCACACATTTTCCTGGGGCTTCTGAGAGAATGTTCTTTAAGTCTTCACCCAAGTGGATTCTTTTAGCTCCCTAAATGGAAACAACACATTCAACTGGCTGCTGAATACTGCATGTTCTACCACACTTACAGGCCCAACGAGAAAAGgactatttactttttttatgtaATGAAAAGAGAATGAGGAAATCAGGCAGGAAGGAGGTTATGGAGAATCACATTCCCAAGCTGTGCCCCAGAAGTTTCACCACATAACCAGGCATCTGCCACCCTACAGATGGGGGGTGCCAGCGACA is from Zalophus californianus isolate mZalCal1 chromosome 4, mZalCal1.pri.v2, whole genome shotgun sequence and encodes:
- the MUL1 gene encoding mitochondrial ubiquitin ligase activator of NFKB 1 isoform X1 — encoded protein: MDSGGRPSLGQFILLGTSSVVTAVLYSVYRQKAQVAQELKGAKRIHLGEDLKNILSEAPGKCVPYAVIEGAVRSVKETLNSQFVENCKGVIQRLTLQEHRMVWNRTTHLWNDYSKIIHQRTNTVPFDLVPHEDGVAVAVRVLKPLDAQDLGLETVYEKFHPSIQSFTDVIGHYISGERPKGIQETEEMLKVGATLTGVGELVLDSSSVRLQPPKQGMQYYLSSQDFDSLLQRQESSVRLWKVLTLVFRFTTCAVLFFILRKHYLQRQERQPPQADGEGSSRSVRAQLLSRAKPEDRESLKSACVVCLSSFKSCVFLECGARVFLRRVLPRLARAQAVPRLQTGDRPGGSLVQ
- the MUL1 gene encoding mitochondrial ubiquitin ligase activator of NFKB 1 isoform X2 gives rise to the protein MQWCAILNKGAKRIHLGEDLKNILSEAPGKCVPYAVIEGAVRSVKETLNSQFVENCKGVIQRLTLQEHRMVWNRTTHLWNDYSKIIHQRTNTVPFDLVPHEDGVAVAVRVLKPLDAQDLGLETVYEKFHPSIQSFTDVIGHYISGERPKGIQETEEMLKVGATLTGVGELVLDSSSVRLQPPKQGMQYYLSSQDFDSLLQRQESSVRLWKVLTLVFRFTTCAVLFFILRKHYLQRQERQPPQADGEGSSRSVRAQLLSRAKPEDRESLKSACVVCLSSFKSCVFLECGARVFLRRVLPRLARAQAVPRLQTGDRPGGSLVQ